Genomic segment of Salvia splendens isolate huo1 chromosome 12, SspV2, whole genome shotgun sequence:
TAGTTATTGCGTTTGAAGAGAATTTAAAGGTATTTAACAAGATGGAAAAATTTAACCTAATTACTTAGGTTATTCGAATTTCAGAGTCGGAACCCGGATGGGGACTCACGTGCACTAAGAGCTTGCCCTTAGAGAAGTCTTAATAAAGtagttttactatttttgatTGTCCTTTTAGATAATAAGATACAAtcgataaaattatataatgtgCAACTTGTCACAATTTATCACTATGATAAATAGTTAGTACTACTAGAACTCAAGTCACATTAGTAAATAAacactaaaataaaattaaaggtaAATTATCAAAAAATCATTAACTTTGGTTAAATTCCGACATGTCCCACAACTTTAAAAATCAgtcataaaaatcacaaaatgtaaaaaaatttgGTTTTTTCGTAACAAAAAGTTTAAACTTTTttgtaatatttgttgttgattACACATATTTCAAATTGATGACATAATTAAGTGTGttgtaaaattataaaaatcaatatttttcGATTTGTTAAGGTCATTTACCATTAAAATTAATCAGATGTATTTTTGGGAAAATTGGACAGATTTTTttgaaagatgaatcaaagtaaaaacgggagatttcgaaaaaaatgattaatttcgctgacctttcgaaatTTGACATGAAATTCATTGACCTTTCAAAATATGGGATCGAGGCATGCAAATTTTTCAGAACAAGAGATTTTCGAGTTTTTCtcctttttatcttcttttctcTTATTATTTTCCCTATAATATTTATGAACTGGGTTAACTATCCCCAGTAATAATTTTACCccaattcttatttttttcatctcAATTCTAAAACATCTCGTCTTCACCCAAAAACAAGGATGCATTATCAATGACAGTTCCTGTGCTTATCGTAATTAAGGGGCATCAGCTACGAGTTCAAGCTTTTTTCCTCAGTCCATTTTAGCCAGATAATGTCAAAAATTGATTTTTGGCTCTTACCTATTGAACTAAAAGTTTGTCATTGGAACTTCTGACGAAAGTGTTTTTTTTAGCATTTATTTGTATTGCAAGTGGTATTAAAAATTAGTACTcctgttttgttgttttttccTAATTGTTTCCTTCTGCTGCAACACTAGCCCAACTCTATCTTACTCACACATGATTCACAGCAGAAGGAAACAATTAggaaaaaacaacaaaacaggagtactaatttttaatatcatttgCAATACAAACTAATGCTAAAATAACACTTTCGTCAAAAGTTCCAATGACAAACTTTTAGTTCAATAGGTAAGAGCCAAAAATCAATTTTTGGCATTATCTCGCTAAAATGGACTGAGGATAAAAGCTTGAACTCGTAGCTGATGCCCCTTAATTAAGATAGAGTGAACTACCTCAAAAGTCTCTAACGTTTCCATTTGTGACATTGCAggcccctaacaaaaaaaaatatcaccaAACAACCCTAACCTTAAACGTAATCACATATCGTGtatttgtagccatttttcggACCAAAATGCCCAAATCCCTTCAGGGGCATTTTAGAAACCTTACCTTTAACGTGGGGACATCCACTGCAGACCTACTCTGGCGTTGCAGACCTACTCTCTGTACTCACACAGTCCATaactcatttccattctcacacttcacatttcatttcacacTTCAATTTCCCGACGATATATACAAATTGTAAGGCACAAATTCTCCTATTTTGAATTCCCATCTTCATTCCTGCAGTCATTCCCTGCACGCATTCCTGCACTCGCTACTGAGGGTTCATTCTTCGATTTTGCTGAGTTTGACATCGACATTTAGGTAAATTCTTCCATTATGACCGGTAAAATGTGGGATGTTTTTTGTGAGTTCCTACGGCTGACTTTGGTTGTGTACAATTTAGTGTGTTTTCAACCCAATAGCTGAGTTTCACATTGCAATTTAGGTAATTTCTTCCACTGTGACCGGTAAAATGTAGGATGTTGTTTGTGAGGTCCCGCGACTGATTTTGGTTGTGTTCAATTTAGGGTGTTTTCATCCCTATCGCTGAGTTTCACATCGCAATTTAGGTCATTTCCACTGTTACCGGATAACTGTATGAAGCTTGTTGTGAGTTCCTGCggttgattttggttgtgttGGCTGTCGGGTTTATGGGTGTCGTTCCAATTTTTAGGCTGTGTCATTCCAATTCTTGGGGAGTGGTCCGACAAATAATAGCGTATAAGGTGTGAAAACTTTTTTGGTTTTACTTTTCAATTCAGGTCCTTGTTGCAATGTCGTCCTCTAGTTCTCAATCTTTCGGCTCAAGTTTCAACTGGGATTGGCCTCGTCCACAAATTGTGTACTGTAAGCATGATCTTGAGGCTGAGCTCATGATATCTATGACGGCAGCTAATCCTGGGCACCGTTATTATCGTTGTCCAATATGGAAGGAATATGATTGCAGATTCTTTCGTTGGTTTGATGCGGGTCTATCGCCAAGCCAAGACACTTACTTTCAAAGGATAAAGCTCGAACGAGACAAGTTTGAAGAACAACTCCGATGCAAGAATACTGAGGTGTGCGTTCTTGAAGATAAACTGCGGATGAAAAGTGACGAATGTGAAGAGCTGAAGTTAAAGCTGAGCATGAAGAGTGAGGAGTGTGTACGTCTTAATGTAGAAGTTGTCAAAACCACCAAAATGCCTCGAAATATGAATATTGTAATATTGTTGTTAAGTATTGTAATTGTTTTCCTAATGTAATGGTAACacttttcttctcttctccaaTCAATAACAGGAGCTTAAGTACTAAACGTTTTAAGTTTCACTGTACTTATAAGGTAGGTAAATAAGAGAAACTTTAACTATTGTACACGATTGAAGTATTACATACCTCTCAAGTGTACACGATTGTACACGATTGAAGTATTACATACCTCGCAAGTGAGTTCCTGACGCAAGTTTTATAAAAACGACTGAAGTACCATTCTCTTGGTGAAATACCACCATTCGTACAAAACGTTTTGTTGAATAACACCCAAAGTACCCATGTTTTGGTGAAATACCACCATGCGTACAAGACGTTTTGTTGAATAACACCGGACGTACAAAACGTTTTGTGAAATAACACCCTATGTACAAACTTAAAACATGCAGTGCTCATTAATAACATATGTATAGGTAGTTATCAAGACACAAGAAGGGTCTTCTCCTATAACGGATACACACAAGTATAGTACAAAAATACAGACGATAAATACAGTTAACCACAAATACATACAAGAGGCTTCCCATTAAGCATAATGTTTGTCAAAAGGAATACTGTTTGTCAAAAGGCTGCCAACTGCATACATTAGCACTAACAAAAA
This window contains:
- the LOC121757820 gene encoding uncharacterized protein LOC121757820, which encodes MSSSSSQSFGSSFNWDWPRPQIVYCKHDLEAELMISMTAANPGHRYYRCPIWKEYDCRFFRWFDAGLSPSQDTYFQRIKLERDKFEEQLRCKNTEVCVLEDKLRMKSDECEELKLKLSMKSEECVRLNVEVVKTTKMPRNMNIVILLLSIVIVFLM